The DNA region AGATGGAGCAATGAAAGACTTGAAAGTAGAAGCCGAACTGGAAAAACTCAAAGAAATATTCTACGACATCACAGACGAAAAAGAGAAAAAAGCTCTCCGCCATCAGATAAACACCAAAATACGGGAGCTCTTAGACTCTGCCGAACAGTTTGCGGGCTACAAAATAGACTTTGACTTCAAACTCTTTTTCTCGGAAGTATGGTATAAAAAGAAAAGCAAAGATGATAACAAACCTGAAAGAGATGGTTTTGATGTGGTGATTGGCAATCCGCCCTATGTTCAACTTCAAGACAAAGAGAAAATTAGTTCTGAATTATTACGATTGTATGAACTCCAAAAATTTGAAACATTCATTAAATCAGGAGACATTTATAGCTTATTCTATGAAAAAGGATTGAAATTATCTAGACAAAAACTGGGTGTTCTTTCATTCATAACGTCTAATAGATTCTGTTTCACTAATTATGGTGAATCCACTAGAAATTTTCTTTCTAAGCATAATATAAAGGCAATAATTAATCTTAATAAAATAGAAGTATTTAAGGAAGCGAATGTAGGAACCATTGTAACAATTGTAGAAAATAGACCTAAAACAGGGCAAAAATTAAGAGCAGGAGAGTTTAATTCATACAACATAAATGTGTCTTTCATTGAACAAATTTTTAATCAAACAGGCTACATTGATAGTTCGTTCTATGATTCCAGCCAATGGGGATTTTATGAAAGTGGTATTTTAAATCTTCGAAAAAAAATAATTGATAAAGGCACACCTCTTTCCAAAGTCAATGAACTTACAATAAATAGGGGTATTACAACTGGATTGAATAAGGTGTTTCTTATGCCTATCGAAGAAGCACATTCAATTTTTAAGCAACCCAAAAGCTATGAAATATTGAAGCCAGTATTCAAAGGGGCAGAAATAAAGAGATGGAAATGTAAGGAAGCAAAAAACTACATCTTCCATACTTATACAGGAGTTGAAATGAATAATTACCCTGAAATTCTGAAATATTTATCAATTTACAAGGATGATTTAGAGAATGTTTATGAAGCCAAAAATGGACAAAAGAAATGGTATGAGTTAAGGAAATGCTCATATTATGATTCCTTTGAGCAACGAAAGATTATTTGGACAAGACTTTCCAACATAAACTCTTTTGCAATTTCAGAAAATGGCGAATATTCAATTGATTCAACATCTTTTGCTACTGGGTCTAACCTTGAATACTACTGTTCAATTTTAAACTCCAGAATCGTTTACTTTTATTTTAAACTTGGTGGCGTAATATGGGGTAAGGACGGTATTAAATGGTTTGGCGATTATTTTGACAGAATTCCTGTATTGTTGCCTACTGATGAGACTAAACATATTTTCAACATTAAATACAGTTACCTAAAAACATTAGCTGATAAGCAAGCCTTTGAGACTCACTTTAATTTTTTTCAAGAAATAGCTGACAGTGTTGTCTTCGAACTCTACTTCCCCGAAGAAATCAAATCGGCAGGCAAAGAAATCTTAAAGCATTTAGGAGATTTAAAGCCCATCACAGATGATATGAGCGAAGAAAAGAAACTGGCTATCATCCAAAGTGAGTTTGAACGTTTGTATGACCCTAATCATCCTGTTCGCTTTGCTATAGAGACACTGGATAATGTGGAAGAAGTTAGGATTATAAAAGAAGCACTAAAATGAAAATAAAGAAGGTTGAAATACGGGACTATAAAGCATTCTATGGCTTAAATGAGTTTAATGTAGAAGGCAAGAACCTTTTCATCTATGGTGAGAATGGAAGTGGTAAAAGTTCCTTTTACTATGCCTTGAAAGACTTTTTTCAATCATCAACCGAAACTTTGGTATATGATGAAACCGAAAACATTTTCTTGACTAAAGCCCAAAAAGGCAAAGGCTTTATCGAAGTAACATTTAACCCCGATAAAGACGGTACTGCCATAGATAAAAAATACACAGTTAAGAAAAGTTCCAAAAACACCTATGTGGCAGGCGACACTAGCATTCGTGATGCCATCAAACTCAAAAGTTTTTTGACCTATAAACACTTGCTATCCATTCACCACATCAAAAAAGAAAAAGAAATTGATTTGTTTGAATTGTTAGTCAAAGGAGTTCTAAAACATTTCAAGAGTGTAGCAATAACAGGCACAAAAGAATTGGGCGAATTGTGGGAAGATGTTGAGAGTGCAATAAATAAAGAATTAGACGGCAGGAAATACAACATCACTCAAAAGCAAACGGATGTAAATAAAGCGGTTGACGTATTCAACACAGCGTTTAAAAAGCTGTTTGAAAGAACAAGCGTTGAAAACATTATGAAATTTGCTCAACCTATTTTAGACAAGTTTGGGCATAACATCGAAATAGAACTGAATTACACGCAAACTAAACCATCAACTGATTACAATTCAATAGAACGTAATCACGTGAGAGCCAAAGTAAAATACTTGGGCAAAGAAATTCTTAGGCCACATATTTTCTTGAACGAAGCAAGGCTTTCAGCCATTGCCATTTCCATCTATTTGGGAATGGTAAAGCGACACGTTCAAGGCATTCCCTGTAAAATTCTTTTCTTGGATGATATTTTTATTGGTTTGGATATTTCAAATCGACTACCACTGTTAGAAATCCTGAATACAGACTTTTCGACTTATCAGGTTTTTATTACCACCTATGACAAACCTTGGTATGAATTTGTAAGGACAAATTATCTGAACAGAAACAACAAATGGAAATGCTTTGAAATCTATGCAGGTCGGACAAAGAAAGGGTTTACCATTCCTGTTGTAAAAGAAATCAAAGGTCCAGGCAATAATGACCATTTAACTTACT from Saprospiraceae bacterium includes:
- a CDS encoding ATP-binding protein, yielding MKIKKVEIRDYKAFYGLNEFNVEGKNLFIYGENGSGKSSFYYALKDFFQSSTETLVYDETENIFLTKAQKGKGFIEVTFNPDKDGTAIDKKYTVKKSSKNTYVAGDTSIRDAIKLKSFLTYKHLLSIHHIKKEKEIDLFELLVKGVLKHFKSVAITGTKELGELWEDVESAINKELDGRKYNITQKQTDVNKAVDVFNTAFKKLFERTSVENIMKFAQPILDKFGHNIEIELNYTQTKPSTDYNSIERNHVRAKVKYLGKEILRPHIFLNEARLSAIAISIYLGMVKRHVQGIPCKILFLDDIFIGLDISNRLPLLEILNTDFSTYQVFITTYDKPWYEFVRTNYLNRNNKWKCFEIYAGRTKKGFTIPVVKEIKGPGNNDHLTYFIQTAEDYHNKGDNKASGVYLRSAFEAILKQFCFGKVTVKFMTDQSKLKADEFWNATKKYITAHPSPANYNLTQNTKDEIDILLPLVLNPLNHNDINKNEHSSEIGRTVNTLKTLRTELNV